From a region of the Paralichthys olivaceus isolate ysfri-2021 chromosome 4, ASM2471397v2, whole genome shotgun sequence genome:
- the LOC109639806 gene encoding transducin-like enhancer protein 1 isoform X3, whose translation MFPQGRHPTPHQAPGQPFKFTIPESLDRIKEEFQFLQAQYHSLKLECEKLASEKTEMQRHYVMYYEMSYGLNIEMHKQTEIAKRLNTICAQVIPFLSQEHQQQVVQAVERAKQVTMAELNAVIGQHLSHNHGGAPVPMTPHPAGLHPSQLGGSAGLLALSGALGGLPPHLAGKDGDKKPHLAGPDSHPGGPEHLREREPGTSNSLLPESLRNSDKRRNGPDFSNDTKKRKVDDKDSSHYDSDGDKSDDNLVVDVSNEDPASPRGTPLPSPRENGMDKARLLKKDPCSPASTASSASSSSLKSKEMAMRDKAGTPGLKSSTPTPRGDSTPGPSTTPGIRPSLSKPPSMEIPHPPTAGLRTPLAVPGPYPGAFGMLPHAAGMNGELAGAAAYAAGLHNMSPQMSAAAAAAVAAYGRSPMVGFDPHPHMRVPGIPPSLTGIPGGKPAYSFHVAADGQMQPVPFPPDALVGPGIPRHARQINTLNHGEVVCAVTISNPTRHVYTGGKGCVKVWDISHPGNKSPVSQLDCLNRDNYIRSCRLLPDGRTLIVGGEASTLSIWDLATPTPRIKAELTSSAPACYALAISPDSKVCFSCCSDGNIAVWDLHNQTLVRQFQGHTDGASCIDISNDGTKLWTGGLDNTVRSWDLREGRQLQQHDFTSQIFSLGYCPTGEWLAVGMESSNVEVLHVTKPDKYQLHLHESCVLSLQFAYCGKWFVSTGKDNLLNAWRTPYGASIFQSKESSSVLSCDISVDDKYIVTGSGDKKATVYEVIY comes from the exons ATGTTTCCCCAGGGGCGGCACCCG acgcCCCACCAGGCTCCAGGCCAGCCCTTCAAGTTCACCATCCCAGAGTCACTGGACCGCATCAAGGAGGAGTTCCAGTTTCTTCAGGCACAGTACCACAG TCTCAAGCTGGAGTGTGAGAAACTGGCCAGTGAGAAGACGGAGATGCAGAGACACTATGTCATG TACTATGAGATGTCTTATGGCCTCAACATCGAAATGCACAAACAG ACTGAGATTGCCAAGAGACTAAACACCATCTGTGCACAAGTCATTCCCTTCCTCTCGCAGGAG catcagcagcaggtcGTCCAAGCTGTAGAGCGCGCAAAACAGGTGACTATGGCAGAGCTCAATGCTGTCATCGGG CAGCATCTATCCCATAACCATGGTGGTGCCCCTGTGCCCATGACCCCTCACCCTGCCGGCCTCCACCCCTCTCAGCTGGGTGGTTCGGCTGGCCTCCTGGCTCTGTCAGGAGCACTTGGTGGTCTTCCTCCACATCTGGCTGGAAAAGATGGTGATAAAAAGCCTCACCTGGCCGGACCAGATTCCCACCCTGGAGGACCCGAGCACCTgagag AGAGAGAGCCTGGAACT AGTAACTCGCTGCTGCCAGAAAGTCTCAGGAACTCAGATAAGCGACGCAATGGACCTGATTTTTCAAACGACACCAAGAAACGCAAGGTGGACGACAAGGACTCCAGTCACTAT GATAGCGATGGGGACAAAAGTGATGATAATTTAGTGGTGGATGTTTCAAATGAG GATCCAGCCTCCCCTCGTGGCACTCCTCTCCCCTCACCCAGAGAGAACGGCATGGATAAAGCACGTCTTCTCAAGAAAGACCCCTGTAGTCCAGCCTCTACTGCTTCATCAGCAAGCTCCTCCTCCCTCAAGTCCAAAGAGATGGCAATG CGAGATAAAGCAGGCACACCTGGGCTAAAGTCAAGCACACCCACACCCAGAGGTGACTCCACTCCTGGTCCAAGCACCACACCTGGAATCAGGCCCAGTCTGTCCAAACCCCCCTCCATGGAGATACCACATCCACCTA ctgcaggtttgCGAACGCCCCTGGCTGTACCAGGCCCATACCCGGGTGCTTTTGGTATGTTGCCCCATGCAGCAGGGATGAATGGGGAGCTGGCAGGGGCTGCGGCCTATGCTGCTGGACTGCACAACATGTCACCCCAGATGAGCGCTGCCGCCGCGGCCGCTGTGGCTGCATATGGCCGTTCACCCATG GTTGGGTTTGATCCTCATCCTCACATGAGAGTTCCTGGAATACCTCCAAGTCTGACCGGAATCCCTGGTGGCAAACC TGCCTACTCTTTTCACGTGGCGGCTGATGGACAGATGCAGCCAGTACCATTCCCCCCGGATGCTTTGGTAGGTCCGGGCATCCCTCGCCACGCCCGTCAAATCAACACGCTGAACCACGGAGAGGTGGTGTGCGCTGTCACCATCAGTAATCCCACCAGACACGTTTACACAGGAGGGAAGGGTTGTGTCAAGGTCTGGGACATTAGTCACCCAGGAAACAAGAGCCCTGTGTCACAGCTCGACTGTCTG AACCGAGACAACTACATTCGCTCCTGTCGCCTCCTCCCTGATGGGCGAACGCTTATAGTGGGTGGTGAGGCGAGCACTTTGTCAATATGGGATCTGGCCACACCCACTCCCAGGATCAAGGCAGAGTTAACGTCATCAGCACCGGCGTGCTATGCTCTGGCCATCAGCCCGGACTCTAAGgtctgcttctcctgctgcagtgatGGCAACATCGCAGTCTGGGATTTACACAATCAGACACTTGTTAG GCAGTTCCAGGGCCACACAGATGGAGCCAGCTGTATTGACATCTCCAATGATGGCACCAAGCTGTGGACCGGAGGCCTCGATAACACGGTTCGCTCCTGGGATCTGAGAGAGGGgcggcagctgcagcagcacgaCTTCACATCACAG ATCTTCTCTCTTGGCTACTGTCCGACGGGAGAGTGGCTCGCTGTGGGAATGGAGAGCAGCAACGTCGAGGTCCTTCATGTCACCAAACCCGACAAATACCAGCTTCACCTACACGAGAGCTGTGTACTgtctctgcagtttgcctactGTG GTAAATGGTTTGTGAGCACAGGAAAGGATAACCTACTAAATGCATGGAGAACACCCTATGGAGCCAGCATATTCCAG tctAAAGAATCTTCCTCTGTGCTAAGTTGTGACATATCTGTGGACGACAAGTACATCGTCACTGGTTCAGGGGACAAGAAGGCCACTGTTTATGAGGTCATCTACTAA